gggaaaggggagggagggggaagagcaggatgggggaggggaaaagggggagggagggggaagagggaagagcaagggcgaagggaggggaaagggggatgggggcaggggaaagagcaggatgggggaggggagaaggaggaggagggaggggaaatagcaggatgggggcaggggagaaggggggagaggtgagggggaagggagggggaagggggaggggaaaagggggagggagggagggagggggaagagcaggaggaagagcaggagggggagaacaggacggggggaggagggtatgtagAGGAattaaagggagaggagaaggaagagaagaatcaagagggggtaaagaagggaaagagagaaaggaagaggggatagggaagtgagagaggcacGAGGGGAAGGGTCCTGGAGAGCGGGAAGTAAagacgggaagagggagtgataagaataagcagaggaagaaagaattaaaaacaataacaacattgctGCGACGAAAACTACTATTGAAACTGTTACAGTTagtgatagtaaaaacaacaaaaataaaggctttgttttttcctacttttttctagTCATGTAATAACATACGCCATAGGTAttggacactctctctctctctctctctctctctctctctctctctctctctctctctctctctctctctctctctctctctctctctctctctctccctctctctgtctctctccctctctctctctctctgtctctctctctctctctgtctctctctctctctctctctctctctctctctctctctctctgtttctgtctctctcagtctctgtctctgtctctctctttctttctttgtctctctctctctctctctctctctctctttctctatctctctctctctcctccctccctctctctctctctctctctctctctctctctctctctctctctctctcctccctccctccctccctccctccctccctccctccctccctccctccctccctccctccctccctccccctccccctctccctccatccctctccctcctaaaaatagagaggtggaaaaggcagaggcgaaggaggaggaggaggaatggcaggaggaggaggaactaacAAGGGCATAACGGGGGGTGTCCGCGGGCGACGTAGGGACGCGGTGACCGCCCCTTCGccttttatgatttgctgttgacGTGTCTTTTACGCCCGTCGTTGGCCTCGAGATGATGTCGATAATTAGCCGACCGCCGCCGTACCTCACACACTGCCGCCGAGGGTTGTCTTCTCTCgcggtttttttgtttgtttgtttgtttgttttcgcatTTGTGTCGGGGCGGTGGTTGGTTGTGCTTTCGCGTtcctttgtttgtgtgattgattcttcgttttttgtttttgttgtttgtatttgtttgtatgagtcttgcttttttcgttttgttttgtttgtttgttttttctttgtcttttcttgcttattttgtttctgttggtctgttttgcgctttttttctcttgtattgatccgtctgtttttctgtttccgtctcctttctccttacaTTTCTGCCTCTTCCTATTCCGTTATGGCCTAAGGCTGGGCGTGCGATATAACAAGCGTAATAGCACAGCAACAGTGAGCTGCGTAATGCAAACCCACCCTCCCCCGCTCTGTGcctcctgccccctgcccccctcctccttatctccttttttcccccttctcccttctccccttatatacttccctccgtcttcccttctcggctgctccctccttcccctcttctctccactttctcttatcctctcccctgccctcttctccctcctcctttccccccttctccccctccccctcctccctcttcctttcccccttctccccctccccctttcccctccttcttccctccccctcctcctttccccctcctccctccctcctcctttccccctccccctcctccctcttcctttcccccttctcccccttctcccccctcctccctcctccctcctcctttccccactacccccccaccTTCCGTGTCGTGACAAGGTGGAGGCAACGGGGCGCGCTGGCTGGGAACTCaagcctccttcctccttcagacgcacgcacgcacgcacgcacgcacaggttCTTCCTTCTTGAGATTtgcgtgtttcttttctttgtttttaatcttCATTCCTGCTCTAGGGTTTTTCGTCatctttgtttgtattatttgatACTGTTATCAGTGGTGTGGTTCTTGATATTATTGacgttatgttattatcattatgattgctattattgttattattattattattattattatcattattattagcagtagtagtaataataattattgttattggttttcttttcttttcgtcttctttggtCATATATTTTTGTCCTTAGATCTCtccgccttttttctttttttcttttcttctctgcgcGTTCTTTCGCTTTTTTGCTCTATTTTTCGTAATGTCCTTTTATGTTCTATCTTATTTCTATATCATGTTTCAATTTCTTTATCCTTCTATACCTGTTCCATAGATATTAATGTCGTTTTGTTATGTATACTACATctgatattgttactactactgatactatcaCTACGTCTatcactactacaattactactactattatttttacctactactattactactataattaatattactacaactataaGTACAACAAAAACTACTACTTCTATcttcactaccactaccaccactactactactactatcactacttctatcactgctactattactactactattactactactactactactactactactattattactactattactaccaaacGCACCGTGCAGCATTACCGACAACAACAGTTCTTGAAGGCGGCGAGCGGTCTCCCTCGGCCAGCCAAGGCACCTCCAGCATACCTGTTCGTGCGTCCAATTTGCTCGCGTGATTCACATAAGGCATTCATCCGCGCTGGATTGAACCCGGCCAGTCAGCTAACCGTAAAGTTGACTCAAGTTTTCCTGTATAACTttctaagatgaaaaaaaaagaagattaaatgatacactgggattttttttttttgggggggggaaggggtaaggaagggggtaaagggggggaggggtaatctAGTTCGTTGTATCGTGCGGATGATTaggccgtgtgcgtgtgtgtttgtgtgtacgaacACGGGTGAACACATGTGTGAAAAGGATTGCGGgcggtatttgtgtgtataacaGTATGTCGCTCGTTAACTGGAATGTTTATCTACGCTATCGTCGTGTTCGTAACTTCGCAGCTCGATTGGCCATAAAAGGACGCACGCATTGGTGCTCGGTAATCGAAGGCAAACATTGTGCGAGGCGATAATGAATGAGAAACGGCGAATGCGAACGTAATGGTGAGCACTTTCGCTgagtgtgggcgggtgggtgcgGGCCGCGACCTCCAGCGGCGGCGGGTACCCGAGTGAGGCCGCTCCCCCGCCCGTCTCGCTCGCCTTACATTTTCAGTTGTGTGTCAACCCGCGGCGGGAACGGACGCACGAGGCCCCCTCTCCCTGACCACTGTCACGTGACTCCCCGCCCGTCGCTCCTCCTGCTTTTGGACTTGTACTTAAGAACCGTTTTGTGTGAGAGTGACTTCGCTGCGCACACGTCCTCTCGAGGAGAGCTGCCTGATAACTACTTACAGTGTGTTGAAGTCTCTAGCAAGTGCCTATTGCTAGTGTGatactttcattcattttttacgaTGTGTGGCTAATGATGGTGGAGCGCGTGCCAGTGGCGAGCCGTAGATGTGCCGGACTTAGCAGTGCCTTACGCATGTGTAGCATTCGTAGTAGACTTTACCCCGCGTGTGACATGGTGTTGGTGCGTCGGTGAGTGGCGGGATGCGCGGCGGAGCCCTCTGCGTGGCGGGCCCGGGGGAAACCTCCCTCACCCGCATCTCACCCAGGATCCGCCAGCTTCAAGATCGCCTGATGGATTCCCTGCCCTGCGACGGCGCCTGGGAGTGCCTGTCCCCGGCGCAGAGGGAGGCCATCCTGTCTATCCACCGCATGCGCACCGCCTCCACCGACGACTCGAGCGAGCATGGCGAGGGCGGGGGCAAGGGCCACCGCAAGGGGCGCGGGCAGGGCATCCCGCGCTTCGTCCGGAGTCGAAGTTACGACGACCGCCTCGAGAGCGAGACGGACGACTCGGGCGTGCGCGGCGTCAACGGCACCAGCAGCGGCGCCACCAGCCACAACAGCCACGAGGACGACTCCAGCGACCCCGGGGTCAAGCGGGGCGGCAGGTTCGCCAAGGCCGTGAGCGCCGACAGGGCCACCAGGCGCGACGTCAAAAATGAGTTCCATGAGATGAACAATATGAAAAACATGCGCAAGTCGGAGGTGACGAACGGCTTCGGAAATGTGAACAAGATCATCTCGAAGCAGATGAACAAGGCGTCCGCCATGCCCTCGGGCCCGTCCAACATCACGCTGGACTGCCGCAACGTCCAGGGCGAGAAGAGGAGGCGTTCCCGCATCGACGTGAACGGCCTCTTCAGGGAGGGCAGCGCCGAGAGGAGCCTGGAGGCCGAGCCCCCGAGGAGGGCCGCCCCGGGCAGTGACTCGCAACAAACGAGAATCGGTCTGACGAGAAGGAACATTTTAAGTGAGACCTTCGAGAGTGACTCGAAATTGCACTCTCTCAAGGAGCTAAAAGAGACGGCCTCGTCAGAGGAGTATGACAGTGGAGTGAACTTTAAGAATGACGATAGCATGGACGAGTACGTGCGAGACCGGCAGAACGGTGGCTGTGATTTTAACAATGACTTCGAGTCCGACCGCACGCCGAGGAGCAGTGACACCACGTCCCCGTCCCTGCAGCGGAAGCGCGACCGGTCCACGGATCGGCTGCGTGCGAAGGGGGACGACCTCACCGCCAGGAAGGCCTCGGCCGAGCGCGACCCCTTCGGAGGCTGGGACAGGGACGACAAGAACAGATCTCGCGAGCGGGAGGTCCGGTCGGCGCTGGCCGCGGCCCACCCCGAGAGGCCCAAGTCCACCAAGCCCAACGGGGAGCCTCTCAAGAGCAACATGAAGGTCGCCTACGGTGCCAAGCTCAACTCGTCTTTCGATTACAGAACCAACCTGAATCAGGATCAGCTGAACAAGTACAGCAGTAATTGGAATAATATGATCCTGAATAACGATGTTCCTATAAAGCCCTCGAACGCCGCTGCCCCGACGCCGCAGGCCGCCGGGCGCGAGGCGCGATTCGCTAAAAACGGGTCGTCGGGGGCTCTCGTCCGCAGCACAGGTAACCTAGCAAATAAGTCCGCTGTTGCAGCTCAGGTCAAAAAGGGTGACCCGAACAACTGGATGATGGCGGCGGATCCGAGAAGAACTCCGAATGCCAGCCAAGACAGATCCGCTGCCAGCAAGAAGTACGTCCGCAGTAAGAGCTTAGACCGCAAGTACTTGGACGAGGACACCAGCGAGGAGGAGAGCGACTTCGAGACCCGCCGGAGGACCGACCGAGTGAGGCGGTACCAGAGAGCCAACCAGGACTGGGAGGTTGGGCGCCCTCACGGGGGCGACGAGAGAGGGCGGCAGAGGCTGAGGGAGAGCGACTCGCCGAGGAAACCCAAGGCGAAGAGCGCGTGGGACCTGTCGGGGCAGGCTCGGGCCGTCCGCGACGACTTCGACGAGTTCGAGGAGGTCGGCTTCAGGACCAGGAGCGACTTCAGGAGCAGATGGCAGAGCGAGGACAGCGACGTGAGGCACAGGAAGTCGAGCGAGAACAGCGAGTTCGGCCGCATGCAGTGGAATCGCCGCAGCTGCGACTTCGACCTGGACTTCCCTGGCGAGGATCTAGACCGGAAATCGGGGGACAAGGATTTCGATCGGAAGCGCTGGTATCGGCGGAGCTGCGATCTCGACCTCGATTTCGACCTGCATCAGAACCGGCAGCGGAGGGAGGTGGAGTTCGACACCGAGTGGGGGCGACAGACGCTCGAAAACTGTGACGATTTCGAACCCGAGTTCGCAaccgggaagggaaagaggagccgCTCGCGCATCGCGGAGCAGCAGCTGGTGAGCCTAGAGGCGGCGGGCAAGGGCAGAGGCAGAGGCGACGAGAAGGGCCGCCGGACGCGCGCCGAAATCGAAAGTGGTCGAGTGACGCGCCTGGACGGCGTAGACGACCGTCGACTACGTCTGGACGACGAGCCCGTCCGCCGCGTCCGCATGGAGGAGGACCACGGGCGTCGCACTCGCCTCGAGGAGCACTACCGCTCCAAGACGAGCATGGGCCACTACGGGAGGGAAAAGCGCGAGAGGAGCCGCACGCCGCACCTCCTCCGGGGTAAGCTACGTCTCCTAAAGTCCATCCTGTCCTTCTAAACTgcctctgctgctgctgctgagggcCTGGCGGTGGCGGTGCTAACTCTCCTCGCTGCGACGCGGCGCTCCggccattcctgcagaacctggCTTGACCTCatctacgaaagaaaaaaatgcacttcAACGGCTGGCACGGCAACCACGGAAGCTAAATTGCAAGACTTCCTGTGGCTGCGGCAGCTGCTTCAAGACCCTAttggcaaaaataataataattcttcggGAATTGCAATTGGCAAGACAGCTGCTTCTAGAAGTTGTTTTTTTAGCAAGACAGCTGCTTCAAAATTCTCCCTTGGTAACACCTGCTTTGTAGTTGTGTTGGCAAGACCTGCTTCGGGATTGGTGTTGGTGAACGAACTCTTGGTGTTGAAGTGGAAAAAATAAACCCATAAAGCATTTTGAACGACGCCGTATTTTTTggatgtgtgtgaaaatgaaggAGTAAACTATTCCGaattaaagcagaaaaaaacacggTGTAACGTACAGTCTGACGAAACTATCTATTCGACagtttattcgtatatatactcGATACGTGATAAACTGAAATTTCAACGAAACTTTGTGTCTAGTGAAAGTGGTACAAAGGAAAACATTTGTAAAATATTGTTAcataccaaaaaaacaaacaaagttttatacagaaatagatatattgaacATAAAATTCCTATATAGATGAATGAGAATAGTGTACATAAAAATCCATATATAACTGTGATGTTTGCTGACGTTGCATATTAACTTGTAAGAATTCTATGTCATTGGGACTTTATCCAAAATGACAAATATGcacattttcctttttcgttcttttttcggtTTGCAAAAAAGGGAGGAAGTTAAAAGGTTGTAGTTTCTGAGAGGGAGGGTCTTCTTGCTGTTTCATTTccccgtttttcgtttttttttttttctatatttctcggGTGGGTTGGAGAAGACCGTTCGGGTAATTGTCATGCGTTTGAAATGTGCCTGTCATTTGTGTGGAGATTGTATATAGAgggttctttatatatatatatatatatatatatatatatatatatatatatatatataatttatatgtatgtatgtatatgtatgtgtatgtgtacatttatatatgcatgtatgtatctgtaaatctgttttatatatatatatatatatatatatatatatatatatatatatatgtacacacacacacacacacacacacacacacacacacacacatataatatatatatatatatatatatatatatatatatatatatatatatatgtatgtatgtatgtatatatatatatatatatatatatatatatatatatatatatatatatatatacacatacatacatacatacatacatacatacatacatacatacatacatacatacatacatacatacatacatacatacatacatacatacatacatatatatatatatatatatatatatatatatatatatatatatatatatatatatgtgtgtgtg
The nucleotide sequence above comes from Penaeus vannamei isolate JL-2024 chromosome 6, ASM4276789v1, whole genome shotgun sequence. Encoded proteins:
- the LOC113824450 gene encoding uncharacterized protein isoform X2; the protein is MRGGALCVAGPGETSLTRISPRIRQLQDRLMDSLPCDGAWECLSPAQREAILSIHRMRTASTDDSSEHGEGGGKGHRKGRGQGIPRFVRSRSYDDRLESETDDSGVRGVNGTSSGATSHNSHEDDSSDPGVKRGGRFAKAVSADRATRRDVKNEFHEMNNMKNMRKSEVTNGFGNVNKIISKQMNKASAMPSGPSNITLDCRNVQGEKRRRSRIDVNGLFREGSAERSLEAEPPRRAAPGSDSQQTRIGLTRRNILSETFESDSKLHSLKELKETASSEEYDSGVNFKNDDSMDEYVRDRQNGGCDFNNDFESDRTPRSSDTTSPSLQRKRDRSTDRLRAKGDDLTARKASAERDPFGGWDRDDKNRSREREVRSALAAAHPERPKSTKPNGEPLKSNMKVAYGAKLNSSFDYRTNLNQDQLNKYSSNWNNMILNNDVPIKPSNAAAPTPQAAGREARFAKNGSSGALVRSTGNLANKSAVAAQVKKGDPNNWMMAADPRRTPNASQDRSAASKKYVRSKSLDRKYLDEDTSEEESDFETRRRTDRVRRYQRANQDWEVGRPHGGDERGRQRLRESDSPRKPKAKSAWDLSGQARAVRDDFDEFEEVGFRTRSDFRSRWQSEDSDVRHRKSSENSEFGRMQWNRRSCDFDLDFPGEDLDRKSGDKDFDRKRWYRRSCDLDLDFDLHQNRQRREVEFDTEWGRQTLENCDDFEPEFATGKGKRSRSRIAEQQLVSLEAAGKGRGRGDEKGRRTRAEIESGRVTRLDGVDDRRLRLDDEPVRRVRMEEDHGRRTRLEEHYRSKTSMGHYGREKRERSRTPHLLRENGVLSFENPNYTLGGSNDPRLDDALNSNNSNGSATHDPPLDGGLAALDELYTELDHVCNLTRTSSVRNRRNYAHLDIGSMGVDVATGPVTNLDQADHQNNRSDDKCMLTPEGGEPGIDSGIVTDGGSTSSSNSSHQGHHSPTHIPHMTAGHTQDLYALPVKRPSAQTGSQHSTPTHQLPQNDNHKEKTDPPIEDTLPPGWEKHEDNDGPYYWHIKSGTITRTPPEPTDAVTSAPLRAERRHKESSDQTSSSVAGTVTRSNTSSALSELSDSRPRTAAVDNAYKRRSYPARSDITEGSGGRPIRFAVRSLGWVEIAEEDLTPERSSKAVNRCIVDLSVGRRDVLDVVGCWGDGKDLFMDLDEGSLKLVDPENLTVLNTQPIHTIRVWGVGRDNGRDFAYVARDRVSRKHMCHVFRCDTPARTIANTLRDICKKIMIERSLQQNMNKPLDTSASSGGGTGRLTRPTNLPTEHRRVHRHPQIIPAQSFPTPMEEPKKVMRVEYVGMLQVEKPSGMEVINTAIDRVAEENPRPWKQVSVAVAPSTVTVTNTDDGKQIAECRVRYLSFLGIGRDVRHCAFIMHTAQDQFIAYVFYCEPSTGALCKTIEAACKLRYQKCLDAHPGVSRGRGAGTPRSISSTLRSMFGSITGRKARSAES
- the LOC113824450 gene encoding uncharacterized protein isoform X1; the protein is MRGGALCVAGPGETSLTRISPRIRQLQDRLMDSLPCDGAWECLSPAQREAILSIHRMRTASTDDSSEHGEGGGKGHRKGRGQGIPRFVRSRSYDDRLESETDDSGVRGVNGTSSGATSHNSHEDDSSDPGVKRGGRFAKAVSADRATRRDVKNEFHEMNNMKNMRKSEVTNGFGNVNKIISKQMNKASAMPSGPSNITLDCRNVQGEKRRRSRIDVNGLFREGSAERSLEAEPPRRAAPGSDSQQTRIGLTRRNILSETFESDSKLHSLKELKETASSEEYDSGVNFKNDDSMDEYVRDRQNGGCDFNNDFESDRTPRSSDTTSPSLQRKRDRSTDRLRAKGDDLTARKASAERDPFGGWDRDDKNRSREREVRSALAAAHPERPKSTKPNGEPLKSNMKVAYGAKLNSSFDYRTNLNQDQLNKYSSNWNNMILNNDVPIKPSNAAAPTPQAAGREARFAKNGSSGALVRSTGNLANKSAVAAQVKKGDPNNWMMAADPRRTPNASQDRSAASKKYVRSKSLDRKYLDEDTSEEESDFETRRRTDRVRRYQRANQDWEVGRPHGGDERGRQRLRESDSPRKPKAKSAWDLSGQARAVRDDFDEFEEVGFRTRSDFRSRWQSEDSDVRHRKSSENSEFGRMQWNRRSCDFDLDFPGEDLDRKSGDKDFDRKRWYRRSCDLDLDFDLHQNRQRREVEFDTEWGRQTLENCDDFEPEFATGKGKRSRSRIAEQQLVSLEAAGKGRGRGDEKGRRTRAEIESGRVTRLDGVDDRRLRLDDEPVRRVRMEEDHGRRTRLEEHYRSKTSMGHYGREKRERSRTPHLLRENGVLSFENPNYTLGGSNDPRLDDALNSNNSNGSATHDPPLDGGLAALDELYTELDHVCNLTRTSSVRNRRNYAHLDIGSMGVDVATGPVTNLDQADHQNNSLLDNEGIMGRKQGLSYSINQPDLIEHVIQRNPLQQQPNNQIATDNQDNQDERESDDKCMLTPEGGEPGIDSGIVTDGGSTSSSNSSHQGHHSPTHIPHMTAGHTQDLYALPVKRPSAQTGSQHSTPTHQLPQNDNHKEKTDPPIEDTLPPGWEKHEDNDGPYYWHIKSGTITRTPPEPTDAVTSAPLRAERRHKESSDQTSSSVAGTVTRSNTSSALSELSDSRPRTAAVDNAYKRRSYPARSDITEGSGGRPIRFAVRSLGWVEIAEEDLTPERSSKAVNRCIVDLSVGRRDVLDVVGCWGDGKDLFMDLDEGSLKLVDPENLTVLNTQPIHTIRVWGVGRDNGRDFAYVARDRVSRKHMCHVFRCDTPARTIANTLRDICKKIMIERSLQQNMNKPLDTSASSGGGTGRLTRPTNLPTEHRRVHRHPQIIPAQSFPTPMEEPKKVMRVEYVGMLQVEKPSGMEVINTAIDRVAEENPRPWKQVSVAVAPSTVTVTNTDDGKQIAECRVRYLSFLGIGRDVRHCAFIMHTAQDQFIAYVFYCEPSTGALCKTIEAACKLRYQKCLDAHPGVSRGRGAGTPRSISSTLRSMFGSITGRKARSAES